The proteins below come from a single Microbacterium sp. SLBN-154 genomic window:
- a CDS encoding alpha-amylase family glycosyl hydrolase: protein MSNERAEHAAVVLTSEFSPLRLELDARSGLPVALTGEGRRISMQVGLEVITAGEEEVPPLGGLAYVDTISETDVVTQGEATQQLSRDAREFHIPISVGATSGALIYTFRASHPRLSLQVRIDGRGTDPVVLRDVVVTVRPEATSAEPWRLHAPGNRIRTDLPLASLTRELEVSPPGGLLGSSGIVALELVSEDDPLVALFWPFPTNEIGTTTVSPSPDGPRIIFDTDLAAVLSAGQRVHTGAIHLDLVPERWETVIDSVPDWLEELGVRTPSARASWAAGANIFEAQIGFSVFAGGWRYSPYPEPQDLIADLDRIADLGFNTIQLMPRHPFPSYNVYDYSDVSTSWGESGGIRSLVDECHHRGMRIIFDILMHGVVDRESVKRAADAVRSGPYATRLDEATTPLWRGGPDNFGLAFSRHLIDFEQYWSEPSAQEHPLIAAHPDWFARLSDGTISGIYSKAFDVSHPEWQDYFIDACERLVMELGIDGFRFDAPIFNNFANWTPRAQSHASANALASIPLFRRMRRRLRAISPEILLYTEPSGVLHRLDMDVNYNYDEQWLFGALFDDTPREDQEAITGESLGRWLSHRNRCVPKGSLTAHHIDSHDTFWWGLPGSKWFREIYSAGHTRALTQIFALSGGPFMMFVGGEGEIESLLGRVLRLRAERPEFSAGEPTWGDVSIDTDSAYAVTMRTPEASSLVVVNTTDEELTVEVALHDDVPDDWTAHDILNEHPVEVRRENVTTGLRVTLPPFAGAAIPLSTTAAGASTEGTR, encoded by the coding sequence ATGTCGAATGAAAGAGCCGAGCACGCGGCAGTCGTGCTCACGAGCGAGTTCAGTCCTCTGCGACTCGAACTGGACGCGCGTTCGGGGTTGCCCGTCGCACTCACCGGTGAGGGTCGCCGCATCTCTATGCAGGTGGGTCTCGAGGTGATCACTGCCGGGGAGGAGGAGGTGCCGCCGCTCGGCGGACTCGCGTACGTCGACACGATCTCCGAGACGGATGTGGTGACACAGGGCGAGGCCACACAGCAACTGAGTCGAGACGCGCGCGAGTTCCACATCCCCATCAGCGTGGGGGCGACGAGCGGTGCTCTCATCTACACATTTCGAGCGTCGCATCCCCGCCTCAGCCTGCAGGTCCGAATCGACGGTCGCGGCACCGACCCGGTCGTACTGCGCGACGTCGTGGTGACCGTTCGACCGGAGGCGACCTCCGCTGAGCCGTGGCGGCTGCATGCGCCCGGCAATCGCATCCGGACGGACCTGCCGCTCGCATCCTTGACCCGAGAACTCGAGGTTTCGCCACCGGGTGGCCTTCTCGGATCCTCGGGGATCGTCGCCTTGGAGCTCGTCTCCGAAGACGATCCGCTCGTCGCGCTCTTCTGGCCCTTTCCGACCAACGAGATCGGCACCACCACGGTCTCGCCCTCCCCCGACGGGCCGCGGATCATCTTCGACACCGACCTGGCCGCAGTGCTCTCCGCGGGGCAGCGAGTGCACACGGGGGCGATCCACCTCGACCTCGTCCCGGAGCGCTGGGAGACGGTGATCGACTCCGTGCCCGACTGGCTGGAGGAACTCGGTGTTCGAACGCCCTCCGCTCGGGCGTCGTGGGCCGCCGGCGCCAACATCTTCGAGGCACAGATCGGCTTCTCGGTGTTCGCCGGGGGGTGGCGCTACAGCCCCTACCCCGAGCCGCAAGACCTGATCGCCGACCTGGACCGGATCGCCGATCTCGGCTTCAACACGATCCAGCTGATGCCGCGGCATCCGTTCCCCAGCTACAACGTCTACGACTACTCCGATGTCTCGACCAGTTGGGGCGAATCCGGCGGGATTCGTTCGCTGGTCGACGAATGCCACCACCGCGGCATGCGCATCATCTTCGACATCCTCATGCACGGCGTCGTGGACAGGGAATCCGTGAAGCGGGCGGCGGACGCCGTCCGGTCGGGGCCCTACGCGACTCGACTCGACGAGGCGACGACGCCCCTCTGGCGCGGTGGCCCGGACAACTTCGGCTTGGCGTTCAGCAGACACCTCATCGACTTCGAGCAGTACTGGTCGGAACCGAGTGCGCAGGAGCACCCGCTCATCGCGGCACACCCCGACTGGTTCGCCCGTCTCTCCGACGGCACGATCAGCGGCATCTACTCGAAGGCGTTCGACGTCTCACACCCCGAATGGCAGGACTACTTCATCGACGCCTGCGAGCGACTGGTCATGGAGCTGGGCATCGACGGCTTTCGCTTCGACGCGCCGATCTTCAACAACTTCGCCAACTGGACGCCCCGAGCCCAAAGCCACGCAAGCGCGAACGCGCTCGCGAGCATCCCTCTCTTCCGGCGGATGCGTCGCAGACTCCGTGCGATCTCCCCGGAGATCCTGCTGTACACCGAACCCTCGGGTGTGCTGCACCGCCTCGACATGGACGTCAACTACAACTATGACGAGCAGTGGCTTTTCGGGGCTCTCTTCGATGACACGCCGCGCGAGGACCAGGAGGCGATCACCGGTGAATCGCTCGGGCGCTGGCTCTCCCATCGCAATCGGTGCGTGCCGAAGGGTTCGCTCACCGCCCATCACATCGACTCGCATGACACGTTCTGGTGGGGTCTCCCGGGATCCAAGTGGTTCCGGGAGATCTACAGCGCAGGACACACCCGCGCGCTGACCCAGATCTTCGCGCTGAGCGGAGGACCGTTCATGATGTTCGTCGGCGGAGAAGGTGAGATCGAATCCCTGCTCGGCCGCGTGCTTCGGCTGCGAGCAGAACGCCCCGAGTTCAGCGCGGGCGAGCCAACCTGGGGCGATGTCTCGATCGACACCGACAGCGCTTACGCCGTGACGATGAGGACCCCGGAAGCGAGTTCGCTGGTGGTGGTGAACACGACGGACGAAGAGCTGACGGTCGAAGTCGCCCTGCACGATGACGTTCCTGACGACTGGACTGCACACGACATCCTGAACGAGCATCCCGTGGAGGTGCGGCGGGAGAACGTGACGACCGGCCTGCGTGTGACTCTGCCTCCGTTCGCCGGCGCCGCCATCCCGCTGTCGACGACAGCTGCCGGGGCGAGCACCGAGGGCACGCGATGA
- a CDS encoding bifunctional 4-hydroxy-2-oxoglutarate aldolase/2-dehydro-3-deoxy-phosphogluconate aldolase has translation MHDHSVVVGLRKQRILPLITSDDMTLGAELIDALVASMLTTVEVTLRRPGSLDFLSSLATSARLEVGAGTVMSGSQAKRAISHGASFLISPGYSAEVHHVATTFDRLYIPGVATATELMQALNKGVRVVKFFPAATAGGPDAIRALAAVAPAVQWIPTGGITAESVVDYLRIPEVVAVGGSWMIPSDALHAQDFATIRGALGSARRSAENN, from the coding sequence ATGCACGACCATTCCGTCGTGGTCGGACTTCGCAAGCAGCGAATTCTGCCCTTGATCACGAGTGATGACATGACCCTCGGTGCGGAGCTGATAGACGCTCTGGTGGCATCCATGCTGACGACGGTCGAGGTCACGTTGAGGCGTCCCGGATCGCTGGACTTCCTGAGCAGTCTCGCGACGTCCGCGCGGCTAGAGGTGGGCGCGGGCACCGTGATGTCCGGGTCTCAGGCCAAGCGGGCGATCAGTCATGGGGCGAGCTTTCTGATCTCCCCCGGCTACAGCGCAGAGGTGCATCACGTGGCCACCACGTTCGATCGGCTCTACATCCCGGGAGTCGCCACGGCCACAGAGCTGATGCAGGCCCTGAACAAGGGGGTGCGCGTCGTCAAGTTCTTCCCCGCGGCCACCGCCGGCGGACCCGATGCGATCCGCGCGTTGGCGGCCGTCGCCCCCGCTGTCCAATGGATTCCCACAGGGGGAATCACCGCGGAGAGCGTGGTCGACTACCTGCGCATTCCGGAGGTCGTCGCGGTCGGAGGCTCGTGGATGATTCCCTCCGACGCGCTTCACGCGCAGGACTTCGCGACGATCAGAGGGGCACTCGGGAGCGCCCGCCGATCGGCCGAAAACAACTGA
- a CDS encoding mandelate racemase/muconate lactonizing enzyme family protein gives MNQSERDSAGATPPIVAIETIRTALQSNVVWVVLTSEDGHRGLGETFYGASAVEEYVHAQVAPVLLNEPMPSPQRVARVLSGYVGYAGSGVEVRGNSAIDIALWDLEARRASRPLRSLLGGPFRDAVQVYNTCAGNRYVSVESRQSSSNWGLPQAGEDRYEDLWRFLNEPGALAEDLRDEGYRGMKVWPFDLAAEASGGDHTADLRFGLSVLDEIRSAVGNEMELYVELHSLWQPAGAERLLRALERFDLTWAEDPLRADHHSALSSLRGKVGVPIAVGENLGAGFNGFGPLIASGGVDVAILDIGWSGGITAAIRTASLADQAGVPIAPHDCTGPVALAVAAHFVTSIPNGFVQEVARAFLHGWYGDVCIGTPVVSEGMIRPSDRMGHGVELTPGFLDSATTTRRVSAR, from the coding sequence ATGAATCAGTCGGAGCGCGACAGTGCGGGCGCCACACCACCGATCGTTGCGATCGAGACGATTCGCACTGCGCTGCAGAGCAACGTCGTGTGGGTCGTCCTGACCAGTGAGGACGGTCACCGAGGCCTCGGTGAGACGTTCTACGGCGCCTCAGCCGTCGAGGAGTATGTGCATGCACAGGTTGCCCCGGTTCTCCTGAACGAGCCCATGCCGTCGCCGCAGCGCGTCGCTCGCGTCCTCAGCGGATATGTCGGCTATGCAGGGTCGGGCGTCGAGGTGCGCGGGAACTCCGCAATCGACATCGCGCTGTGGGATCTGGAGGCGCGCCGGGCGAGTCGGCCCCTGCGGTCGCTTCTCGGCGGCCCCTTCCGGGACGCCGTCCAGGTCTACAACACCTGCGCCGGAAATCGCTATGTCAGCGTCGAGTCGCGGCAGAGCTCGTCGAACTGGGGGCTTCCTCAGGCCGGCGAAGACCGGTACGAGGACCTGTGGCGCTTCCTCAACGAGCCCGGAGCCCTGGCGGAGGATCTGCGCGATGAGGGCTACCGGGGCATGAAGGTGTGGCCGTTCGATCTGGCCGCGGAGGCATCCGGCGGCGACCACACCGCGGACCTGCGGTTCGGCCTCAGCGTGCTCGACGAGATCAGATCTGCCGTGGGGAACGAGATGGAACTCTACGTGGAGCTCCACTCTCTTTGGCAGCCCGCGGGCGCAGAACGACTGCTGCGAGCTCTCGAGCGGTTCGACCTGACCTGGGCCGAGGATCCCCTCCGCGCCGATCACCACTCGGCGCTTTCGAGTCTTCGAGGGAAGGTCGGGGTGCCGATCGCCGTAGGAGAGAACCTGGGAGCCGGATTTAACGGGTTCGGCCCACTGATCGCGTCGGGGGGCGTGGACGTCGCGATCCTTGACATCGGATGGAGCGGAGGGATCACCGCTGCCATCCGGACCGCGTCGCTCGCCGACCAGGCGGGTGTCCCCATCGCCCCCCACGATTGCACTGGACCCGTCGCCCTGGCCGTAGCCGCCCACTTCGTCACGAGCATCCCGAACGGCTTCGTCCAGGAGGTCGCGCGAGCGTTCCTTCACGGCTGGTACGGAGATGTCTGCATCGGCACCCCCGTCGTGTCCGAAGGCATGATCCGACCGTCGGATCGCATGGGGCACGGCGTGGAGCTGACCCCCGGATTCCTCGACTCTGCGACGACGACGCGCCGCGTGTCCGCGCGATAG
- a CDS encoding FAD-binding oxidoreductase, giving the protein MIEPAVIDELVAELSNDIGERNVSREPETRRRASVDGARLSPILASKLPLGFADAVVYAASAEEVATCVAAAVRLGVPVTVRGKGTGNYGQGIPMAGGLVIDVSRARKILEIGDGYITAEAGASLATLESHAWNRGQQLMLYPSTVQSTVGGFLSGGSGGTGSVAHGSISDAGFVLGLDVVHADGESSLTRVEGPDVAPYLHSYGTVGVICRATVRLEPLQQWRVLYASFPDFAESLPVIGELTRLDRTPRLGSLDPPLFAMALPHHAGIPEDRASLRAIVDARSLDAASAAVVAAGGRVELVEEGPQAVLRASMLSYNHPVEWLQKAQPVPYFHMEVSGDALIDRVSEVEAVYPGGSLHVEAFRGAPVGMLAAPYQSEDAVIEGMLRLNELGVATHNPHQWRVDSNVERTRSRKLVTDPGWLLNPGKIEQPTLSRRAGADEREQT; this is encoded by the coding sequence ATGATCGAGCCTGCCGTCATCGATGAACTCGTCGCCGAGCTGTCGAACGACATCGGTGAACGCAATGTGAGCCGCGAGCCCGAGACGCGCCGACGAGCATCCGTGGACGGCGCACGGCTCTCCCCGATTCTCGCGAGCAAGCTTCCGCTGGGCTTCGCCGACGCAGTGGTCTACGCGGCGTCCGCAGAGGAGGTCGCGACCTGCGTTGCGGCGGCCGTACGGCTCGGTGTTCCGGTGACTGTGCGCGGCAAGGGCACAGGGAACTACGGGCAGGGCATACCCATGGCGGGTGGCCTGGTGATCGATGTCTCGCGAGCGCGGAAGATCCTCGAGATCGGAGACGGATACATCACGGCAGAGGCGGGTGCGTCGCTTGCCACACTGGAGAGCCACGCCTGGAACCGTGGCCAGCAGCTCATGCTGTACCCGTCGACGGTGCAGAGCACAGTAGGGGGGTTCCTCTCCGGCGGCAGCGGAGGGACGGGGTCGGTGGCCCATGGGTCCATCTCGGACGCCGGGTTCGTGCTCGGCCTCGACGTCGTCCACGCCGACGGTGAGTCGTCCCTCACTAGGGTCGAAGGACCGGATGTCGCGCCGTACCTGCACAGTTACGGGACGGTCGGAGTCATCTGCCGCGCGACGGTCAGGCTTGAGCCGCTTCAGCAGTGGCGCGTGCTGTACGCGAGCTTCCCTGACTTCGCAGAGTCGCTTCCGGTCATCGGCGAGTTGACCCGGCTCGACCGCACTCCGCGTCTGGGGTCGCTGGATCCGCCCTTGTTCGCGATGGCTCTGCCGCACCACGCGGGAATCCCCGAGGATCGAGCGAGTCTGAGGGCGATCGTCGATGCGCGGTCTCTCGACGCCGCATCGGCAGCGGTCGTCGCCGCCGGGGGCCGAGTCGAACTCGTCGAGGAGGGGCCTCAGGCCGTGCTTCGCGCGAGCATGCTGTCCTACAACCATCCCGTGGAGTGGCTGCAGAAGGCGCAGCCGGTGCCCTACTTCCATATGGAGGTCAGCGGCGATGCCCTCATCGATCGCGTCTCCGAGGTGGAAGCGGTGTATCCGGGAGGCTCGTTGCACGTCGAGGCGTTTCGAGGCGCTCCCGTCGGGATGCTCGCGGCGCCGTACCAGAGCGAGGACGCCGTCATCGAAGGGATGCTGCGCCTCAACGAGCTCGGGGTCGCAACCCACAACCCCCATCAGTGGCGTGTGGATTCGAACGTCGAGCGGACACGCTCTCGAAAGCTCGTCACCGACCCCGGATGGCTCCTGAACCCCGGAAAGATCGAGCAGCCGACACTTTCGCGGCGAGCGGGCGCGGATGAGAGGGAACAGACGTGA
- a CDS encoding helix-turn-helix domain-containing protein: MGRSRTDEGDTGARSSVVGARIRELRRSRGLTLVELARRSALSHSFLSQVENGRARPSFSSLDRIARALGTTQVDVFAALNPVPIVSAAPGALIVTTGMEGDGAYLEGGARVLVETAQSFTPLEYLAANEDFGEYFIHDEEEFCYVVDGVVEVDFGAAEPVVIPQGGAFYYSGGTPHRYRSPTGAPYRVIVVKQRLATPYDPSAREDEMTGVSDGRV; encoded by the coding sequence GTGGGCAGATCACGTACGGACGAGGGGGACACCGGGGCTCGGTCCTCCGTGGTCGGTGCGCGCATCCGCGAACTGCGCCGATCGCGCGGCCTCACGCTCGTCGAGCTCGCCCGTCGGTCGGCGCTGTCCCACTCGTTCCTCAGTCAGGTCGAGAACGGTCGCGCCCGGCCCAGTTTCTCGTCGCTCGATCGCATCGCGCGTGCTCTGGGCACCACGCAGGTGGATGTGTTCGCCGCCTTGAACCCTGTGCCGATCGTCTCCGCCGCACCGGGTGCCCTGATCGTCACTACAGGGATGGAAGGAGACGGCGCCTATCTGGAGGGGGGAGCACGGGTTCTCGTGGAGACTGCCCAGAGCTTCACGCCCCTCGAGTACCTGGCCGCCAACGAGGACTTCGGAGAGTACTTCATCCACGACGAGGAGGAGTTCTGCTACGTCGTGGACGGCGTGGTCGAGGTCGACTTCGGCGCGGCGGAACCCGTGGTGATCCCACAAGGCGGCGCCTTCTACTACAGCGGCGGAACCCCGCATCGGTACCGATCGCCGACCGGTGCGCCGTATCGCGTGATCGTCGTGAAGCAGCGACTCGCCACCCCATACGACCCGAGTGCGCGCGAAGACGAGATGACGGGCGTCAGCGATGGCCGAGTCTGA
- a CDS encoding PDR/VanB family oxidoreductase: MAESDFVEAVVIDRKLVADEVARIDLRLSGYRELDAWTPGAHIDIRLPTGAVRQYSLIGDASDLPTLSIAVLREDSGRGASRWLHQELTEGQVLKVRGPFNHFPLVPASRYTFVAGGIGITPLLPMVRAAAAAGLPWRVLYAGRSRSRLAFVEHLTAMGDVTVFASDEGRRLDLSRLAPASGEAVYACGPARMLNEVVEHARTWNSATLHLERFEPVEATPRAFEGIFHVDLEASQLELAIPPERSILDVVEEAGVFVLSSCREGTCGTCETFVLEGTVDHHDSVLTAEQRAANDRMMICVSRSATPRLRLDL, encoded by the coding sequence ATGGCCGAGTCTGACTTCGTCGAGGCGGTCGTCATCGACAGGAAGCTCGTCGCGGATGAGGTCGCGCGCATCGATCTGAGACTGTCGGGGTATCGAGAACTCGACGCGTGGACCCCCGGAGCCCACATCGACATCCGCCTCCCGACGGGGGCCGTCCGCCAGTACTCGCTCATCGGGGATGCCTCGGATCTCCCGACGCTCTCTATCGCGGTGCTGCGAGAGGACTCGGGCCGGGGCGCGTCGCGCTGGCTCCACCAAGAGCTGACCGAGGGACAGGTGCTGAAGGTGCGCGGCCCGTTCAACCACTTCCCACTCGTCCCCGCGAGTCGCTACACCTTCGTCGCCGGGGGAATCGGCATCACGCCGCTGCTGCCGATGGTCAGGGCGGCCGCCGCGGCCGGACTGCCGTGGCGCGTCCTGTACGCCGGCCGTTCCCGTTCTCGACTGGCGTTCGTGGAACATCTCACGGCGATGGGCGACGTGACGGTCTTCGCGTCCGACGAGGGCCGGCGCCTCGACCTCTCCCGCCTCGCTCCTGCCTCAGGCGAGGCGGTCTACGCGTGCGGACCCGCCCGAATGCTGAACGAGGTCGTGGAGCATGCGCGAACCTGGAACTCAGCGACTCTCCACCTGGAGAGATTCGAACCCGTCGAAGCGACCCCTCGCGCATTCGAGGGGATATTCCACGTCGATCTCGAGGCCTCGCAGCTCGAACTCGCCATTCCCCCTGAACGCAGCATTCTCGACGTGGTCGAGGAGGCCGGCGTCTTCGTCCTCTCCTCCTGCCGGGAGGGGACGTGCGGCACCTGTGAGACGTTCGTTCTGGAGGGGACCGTCGACCATCACGATTCCGTTCTCACGGCCGAACAACGCGCAGCGAACGACCGCATGATGATCTGCGTCTCGCGATCCGCCACGCCGCGCCTGCGGCTGGATCTGTAG
- a CDS encoding YybH family protein, producing MEPDFAAGIGNHHDTAMVEAHIRAKLAGLSEAFASNDVEAYLAGFHEEATFQFHYSPRLVDGRDEYRRLWREWEQNDGFRILRSVTSDLTIRISSSVCVVVQSLDMTYAVGDRVIPSAERQTLVFAQDAGWLAIHEHNSPRPEA from the coding sequence ATGGAGCCGGACTTCGCTGCCGGGATAGGCAATCATCACGACACTGCGATGGTCGAAGCGCACATCAGAGCAAAGCTCGCGGGCTTGAGCGAAGCATTCGCCTCCAACGATGTGGAGGCCTACCTCGCCGGCTTTCACGAAGAGGCGACGTTTCAGTTCCACTACTCGCCTCGACTCGTGGATGGGCGCGACGAGTATCGCCGCCTGTGGCGCGAATGGGAGCAGAACGACGGCTTCAGGATTCTGCGGAGCGTGACCAGCGACCTGACGATCCGCATCTCATCGTCCGTGTGCGTCGTCGTGCAGAGCCTTGATATGACATACGCGGTGGGTGATCGAGTCATACCAAGTGCGGAGCGGCAGACACTCGTTTTCGCGCAGGATGCCGGATGGCTGGCGATCCACGAGCACAACTCCCCTCGCCCTGAAGCCTGA
- a CDS encoding pyridoxamine 5'-phosphate oxidase family protein — protein MTLGTIGVDGTPNARSLLLSSFSDGQLRFHTDVRSRKVAEMRRHPDVSLTIAWAALGRQVVVRGRVEEEDASRSAAAYALRPYYLQLLAWQNTPQAAELPLDARRRSWEQFADLHPPGSLAPPTTWAGFGVSPRKITFWFADDQGPSNRHEYERTGDAWSRTSLPG, from the coding sequence ATGACTTTGGGCACGATCGGAGTCGATGGAACCCCAAACGCGCGCAGCCTTCTCTTGAGCTCGTTCAGCGATGGGCAACTGCGGTTTCATACCGACGTGAGAAGCCGGAAAGTCGCGGAGATGCGCCGCCACCCGGATGTCTCCCTCACTATCGCGTGGGCTGCGCTCGGTCGTCAGGTCGTGGTACGAGGGCGAGTCGAGGAGGAAGATGCCAGTCGTTCCGCGGCCGCGTACGCACTGCGCCCCTACTACCTGCAGCTTCTTGCGTGGCAGAACACGCCGCAGGCGGCCGAGCTCCCGCTCGACGCACGTCGCCGCAGCTGGGAGCAGTTCGCCGACCTTCATCCGCCCGGCTCACTCGCGCCGCCGACGACATGGGCCGGGTTCGGAGTTTCTCCCCGGAAGATCACATTCTGGTTCGCGGATGACCAGGGACCGAGCAACCGGCACGAGTACGAGAGGACGGGTGACGCATGGAGCCGGACTTCGCTGCCGGGATAG
- a CDS encoding amidohydrolase family protein produces MDDSAATFLTNATMADGAVCDVEICNGVIAAVRPNDGRSSSAGPTSIDLSGYLLLPAAAEPHAHLDKALTWDLVGAPPGDLDSAIESYLDFERAVTEEEIYARARAAALKLLAAGVTAVRSHVNLMPGPLPYRGVDAMVRLRADLSEVMDVELVALPYIAAETDVIEGALDRGLDLVGGAPHLDSDPIYETNRILDIAERRGIGVDLHVDESLHGPTTMREFAAVVSGWPEDRSRTAGHCVRLGTLPRNEATAIAQMLSSSKIGVVTLPITNLYLQGREAEHSVPRGLTALRTLLDAGVVLSAGADNLRDPFNPMGRGDPLETASLLVTAGHLPVETAWGLVSAGARQVIGLPAAGPVVGLAADLLAVRGQSLAEVVAEASQDRMVFRAGKLVARTTLHRTMAVVS; encoded by the coding sequence GTGGATGACAGCGCAGCTACTTTTCTGACCAACGCGACGATGGCGGACGGAGCCGTCTGCGACGTCGAGATTTGCAATGGTGTGATTGCCGCGGTGCGACCGAACGATGGGCGATCTTCAAGCGCCGGGCCCACCTCTATCGACCTTTCCGGATACCTGCTCCTTCCGGCCGCCGCAGAACCCCACGCTCACCTCGACAAGGCGCTCACGTGGGACCTCGTGGGCGCGCCGCCGGGTGATCTGGACTCGGCGATCGAGTCGTATCTCGACTTCGAGCGAGCAGTGACGGAAGAGGAGATCTACGCACGCGCACGGGCCGCGGCGCTGAAGCTGCTTGCGGCGGGTGTGACTGCCGTGCGGAGCCACGTCAACCTCATGCCTGGCCCGCTCCCCTACCGGGGTGTCGACGCGATGGTTCGCCTCCGGGCAGATCTCAGCGAGGTTATGGATGTCGAGCTTGTGGCGCTCCCGTACATCGCTGCGGAGACGGACGTGATCGAAGGCGCGCTCGACCGTGGCCTCGATCTGGTGGGAGGAGCGCCCCACCTCGATTCAGATCCGATCTACGAGACGAATCGGATTCTCGACATCGCTGAGCGGCGAGGGATAGGTGTCGACCTCCATGTCGACGAGTCCCTCCATGGCCCGACGACGATGCGAGAGTTCGCCGCCGTGGTCTCGGGCTGGCCCGAGGACCGCTCCCGTACCGCAGGCCACTGCGTCCGACTCGGCACTCTGCCTCGGAACGAGGCGACGGCCATCGCACAGATGCTCAGCTCGTCGAAGATCGGCGTCGTCACCCTCCCCATCACCAATCTGTATCTCCAGGGAAGGGAAGCCGAGCACTCCGTTCCCCGCGGGCTCACCGCGCTGCGCACTCTTCTCGACGCCGGCGTCGTGCTGTCGGCGGGCGCCGACAACCTGCGAGATCCCTTCAACCCGATGGGGCGAGGAGACCCTCTCGAGACGGCCTCGCTGCTGGTGACCGCTGGGCACCTCCCGGTCGAGACCGCCTGGGGGCTGGTGTCGGCTGGAGCTCGCCAGGTGATTGGCCTGCCGGCCGCCGGCCCTGTCGTCGGCCTGGCGGCCGATCTCCTCGCCGTCCGTGGGCAGAGCCTCGCCGAGGTCGTCGCGGAGGCATCGCAAGACCGGATGGTGTTTCGCGCGGGAAAGCTCGTAGCCCGGACGACGCTCCATCGCACAATGGCCGTGGTCTCGTGA
- a CDS encoding creatininase family protein — MTRRVAEIPGPSLARALGAESILLLPTGAIEHHGEHLPLGTDYFMAHAVAEAAAEAAADEGVDVWLLPALAYTKSNEHLWAPGTMTLSTEALLATLTDLGRSVAATPARKLVFLNGHGGNAALLQVALRELRLAFGLETFLMSFPVPASDGREGPDEHGMPIHGGFSETSLMLFLRPDLVDMTRAERSVPEHLDAYDRIGFHGAPVLFGWLSNDFGDSGVIGDPRGATAQVGARVFDEAVRGAVLSLKQIARFDRAGRSPG; from the coding sequence GTGACGAGGAGAGTCGCGGAGATACCCGGCCCCTCGCTCGCCCGCGCGCTGGGGGCCGAATCCATCCTCCTGCTCCCGACCGGTGCGATCGAGCACCACGGGGAGCATCTGCCTCTCGGGACCGACTACTTCATGGCGCACGCCGTCGCCGAGGCGGCTGCAGAGGCGGCAGCCGACGAGGGCGTGGATGTCTGGCTGCTTCCTGCGCTGGCCTACACGAAGTCGAATGAGCACCTGTGGGCGCCCGGGACGATGACCCTCTCCACGGAGGCCCTCCTCGCGACGCTCACCGACCTGGGCAGGTCGGTCGCCGCCACGCCGGCGCGGAAACTCGTCTTCCTCAACGGGCACGGTGGAAACGCGGCACTCCTGCAGGTAGCTCTCCGCGAACTGAGGCTCGCGTTCGGGCTGGAGACCTTCCTGATGAGTTTCCCCGTGCCGGCGAGCGACGGGCGAGAAGGTCCCGACGAGCACGGCATGCCGATACACGGCGGATTCAGCGAGACATCGCTCATGCTCTTCCTCAGGCCGGATCTCGTCGACATGACTCGCGCCGAGCGATCCGTTCCGGAGCATCTCGACGCGTACGACCGCATCGGGTTCCACGGTGCTCCGGTTCTCTTCGGCTGGCTGAGCAACGACTTCGGCGATTCCGGAGTCATCGGCGACCCGCGGGGCGCGACTGCTCAAGTGGGCGCCCGCGTGTTCGACGAGGCGGTCCGCGGCGCTGTGCTGTCGTTGAAGCAGATCGCTCGCTTCGACCGCGCGGGGCGGTCACCGGGCTGA